One Mya arenaria isolate MELC-2E11 chromosome 7, ASM2691426v1 genomic window carries:
- the LOC128240015 gene encoding BTB/POZ domain-containing protein 3-like isoform X2, translating to MASKTKDWRAKLTASGCLKHLVQEKLFTDVTFIFPNGNNESCTGHKVILSMRSAVFEAMFYGPMSKGDDEVTISDIDKKTFEMVLRYVYTDELDVDGETVLKCLYAAKKYCIDGMVKMCSDFLEASVAVDNACSNYEHAKFYELQGLLEKCKTFMTTNAEDILKNDDFFSLTNQSLAEFLANRQLKPNEALYFDAANRWSEHECLKRDLEISPKNKQTLLGQALKEIKFGLMTPQEFAEHVPETGLIDKDDQSDIYRWILTKKLHGSQVSDKFKSLPRQSQALPITLNTSKCTEGTTLPNESRFTIQSNEPIRITSIVMETSNYQLSSVTMSESEEEERPIPLSNMNVSKTYIFEEDLKVKANATVTLKFKFNRMRRKARHAYCSENVNHRHYHPNEPEHVFGGLIVKCTEFSEYMSTINIECC from the exons ATGGCGAGTAAAACTAAAGACTGGCGGGCAAAACTAACAGCTTCAGGATGTTTAAAACACCTTGTACAAGAAAAACTGTTCACAGACGTCACGTTTATCTTCCCAAATGGCAACAATGAGTCCTGCACAGGACACAAGGTAATACTCAGCATGAGGAGTGCTGTTTTTGAAGCCATGTTTTACGGCCCCATGTCAAAAGGCGATGACGAAGTTACAATCAGCGATATCGATAAGAAGACTTTCGAGATGGTGCTGcg ATACGTGTATACTGATGAGCTTGATGTAGATGGAGAAACAGTATTGAAGTGTCTGTATGCAGCGAAAAAGTACTGCATCGACGGGATGGTAAAGATGTGCTCAGATTTCTTAGAAGCGTCTGTGGCCGTTGATAATGCTTGCTCAAATTATGAGCAcgcaaaattttacgaactgcAAGGGCTCCttgaaaaatgcaaaacatttatgaCAACAAACGCCGAAGATATActaaaaaatgatgattttttcaGTCTAACAAATCAAAGCCTTGCAGAGTTCCTTGCAAATAGGCAACTCAAACCAAACGAGGCACTGTATTTTGATGCCGCCAACCGTTGGTCCGAACATGAATGTTTAAAAAGGGATTTAGAGATTTCTCCTAAGAACAAGCAAACGCTCCTAGGTCAAGCGCTGAAGGAAATCAAATTCGGACTGATGACACCTCAAGAATTTGCAGAGCATGTTCCTGAAACAGGACTTATAGATAAAGATGACCAATCGGATATCTACAGGtggattttaacaaaaaaacttcATGGATCGCAAGTATCTGACAAATTCAAGTCATTGCCGCGTCAATCACAGGCATTGCCGATAACCTTGAATACATCCAAATGTACCGAAGGAACAACGTTGCCAAATGAGTCTCGGTTTACGATACAAAGCAATGAACCCATACGGATAACATCGATAGTAATGGAAACATCGAATTACCAATTGTCATCAGTAACGATGAGCGAATCTGAAGAGGAAGAACGGCCCATACCTCTCTCAAATATGAACGTTtcgaaaacatacattttcgaAGAAGATTTGAAAGTGAAGGCGAACGCAACCGTCACATTGAAGTTTAAATTCAACCGCATGAGGAGAAAAGCAAGACATGCTTATTGTTCTGAAAATGTGAATCACAGACATTATCATCCCAACGAACCCGAGCATGTCTTTGGTGGGCTAATAGTGAAATGCACCGAATTTTCAGAATATATGTCAACGATAAACATAGAGTGTTGTTGA
- the LOC128240763 gene encoding BTB/POZ domain-containing protein 3-like isoform X2 codes for MNRSISMDTKTDWRAGLTAAGCLKYIGEAKLLTDVKFIFPNDNNESCTGHKLILSMRSAVFEAMFYGPLATEDGEVTISDIEKSTFEMVLRYVYSNNLEVDEDTVLRCLYAAKKYCIDGMLKLCSDFLESSVAIDNVCSNFERAQFYELHGLLEKCKTFMTNNAVDILNDADFFSLTNQSLTEFLANGQLNPNEALYFDAANRWSENECLKRDLEITAENKQTLLGPALKEIKFGLFTPLEFAEHVPETGLLNKDDQSDIYRWIITKKHFGSQVYDKFKSLPRQSQTLPIALETSNSKEGKTLPNESRFTIESNEPIRITSIVMKTWSYQLSSVTVIESEEEERPMPLSNILRVANTYAFKEDVHVKANTTVTFKFKFHMKKIQTPYAVQTSRFENVNHKHYHPMESEHVFGGLVVNCTEFSEYMPTINVECC; via the exons ATGAACAG GTCAATTTCAATGGATACTAAAACTGACTGGCGGGCGGGGCTAACAGCGGCAGGATGCTTAAAGTACATTGGAGAAGCAAAACTTCTTACAGATGTCAAGTTCATCTTTCCAAACGACAACAACGAATCCTGCACAGGACACAAGCTGATACTCAGCATGAGAAGCGCTGTTTTTGAAGCCATGTTTTACGGTCCTTTGGCTACAGAGGATGGGGAAGTTACAATCAGCGATATTGAAAAGAGCACATTCGAGATGGTCTTAAG ATACGTGTACAGTAATAATCTTGAGGTGGATGAAGATACTGTTTTGAGATGTCTGTATGCAGCCAAAAAGTACTGCATCGACGGGATGTTAAAGCTGTGCTCAGATTTCTTAGAATCGTCTGTAGCCATTGataatgtttgttcaaattttgaGCGCGCACAATTCTACGAACTACATGGCCTTCttgaaaaatgcaaaacatttatgaCGAATAACGCCGTAGATATTCTGAACGATGCAGACTTCTTCAGTCTTACGAATCAAAGCTTAACAGAGTTCCTTGCAAATGGACAGCTCAACCCAAACGAGGCACTGTATTTTGATGCCGCTAACCGTTGGTCCGAGAATGAATGCTTAAAAAGGGATTTGGAGATTACTGCTGAAAACAAGCAAACACTACTTGGTCCTGCTCTAAAGGAAATCAAATTCGGACTCTTTACACCTCTAGAATTTGCAGAGCATGTTCCTGAAACTggacttttaaataaagatGATCAATCGGATATCTACAGGTggataataacaaaaaaacattttgggtCCCAAGTATATGACAAGTTTAAATCATTGCCGCGTCAATCACAGACATTGCCGATAGCATTGGAAACATCCAATTCTAAGGAGGGAAAAACGTTGCCAAATGAATCTCGGTTTACGATAGAAAGCAATGAGCCCATAAGGATAACATCGATAGTTATGAAAACATGGAGTTACCAATTGTCATCAGTTACGGTGATCGAATCTGAAGAGGAAGAACGGCCCATGCCCCTCTCAAACATCTTACGAGTTGCAAATACATACGCTTTCAAAGAAGATGTTCACGTAAAGGCAAACACAACCGTCACATTCAAGTTCAAATTTCACATGAAGAAGATACAGACACCTTATGCTGTACAAACATCTAGGTTTGAAAATGTGAATCACAAACATTATCATCCCATGGAATCCGAGCATGTCTTTGGTGGGCTAGTAGTGAATTGCACGGAGTTTTCAGAATATATGCCAACGATAAACGTAGAGTGTTGTTGA
- the LOC128240763 gene encoding BTB/POZ domain-containing protein 3-like isoform X1, which translates to MIVSNQKSISMDTKTDWRAGLTAAGCLKYIGEAKLLTDVKFIFPNDNNESCTGHKLILSMRSAVFEAMFYGPLATEDGEVTISDIEKSTFEMVLRYVYSNNLEVDEDTVLRCLYAAKKYCIDGMLKLCSDFLESSVAIDNVCSNFERAQFYELHGLLEKCKTFMTNNAVDILNDADFFSLTNQSLTEFLANGQLNPNEALYFDAANRWSENECLKRDLEITAENKQTLLGPALKEIKFGLFTPLEFAEHVPETGLLNKDDQSDIYRWIITKKHFGSQVYDKFKSLPRQSQTLPIALETSNSKEGKTLPNESRFTIESNEPIRITSIVMKTWSYQLSSVTVIESEEEERPMPLSNILRVANTYAFKEDVHVKANTTVTFKFKFHMKKIQTPYAVQTSRFENVNHKHYHPMESEHVFGGLVVNCTEFSEYMPTINVECC; encoded by the exons ATGATCGTATCAAACCAAAA GTCAATTTCAATGGATACTAAAACTGACTGGCGGGCGGGGCTAACAGCGGCAGGATGCTTAAAGTACATTGGAGAAGCAAAACTTCTTACAGATGTCAAGTTCATCTTTCCAAACGACAACAACGAATCCTGCACAGGACACAAGCTGATACTCAGCATGAGAAGCGCTGTTTTTGAAGCCATGTTTTACGGTCCTTTGGCTACAGAGGATGGGGAAGTTACAATCAGCGATATTGAAAAGAGCACATTCGAGATGGTCTTAAG ATACGTGTACAGTAATAATCTTGAGGTGGATGAAGATACTGTTTTGAGATGTCTGTATGCAGCCAAAAAGTACTGCATCGACGGGATGTTAAAGCTGTGCTCAGATTTCTTAGAATCGTCTGTAGCCATTGataatgtttgttcaaattttgaGCGCGCACAATTCTACGAACTACATGGCCTTCttgaaaaatgcaaaacatttatgaCGAATAACGCCGTAGATATTCTGAACGATGCAGACTTCTTCAGTCTTACGAATCAAAGCTTAACAGAGTTCCTTGCAAATGGACAGCTCAACCCAAACGAGGCACTGTATTTTGATGCCGCTAACCGTTGGTCCGAGAATGAATGCTTAAAAAGGGATTTGGAGATTACTGCTGAAAACAAGCAAACACTACTTGGTCCTGCTCTAAAGGAAATCAAATTCGGACTCTTTACACCTCTAGAATTTGCAGAGCATGTTCCTGAAACTggacttttaaataaagatGATCAATCGGATATCTACAGGTggataataacaaaaaaacattttgggtCCCAAGTATATGACAAGTTTAAATCATTGCCGCGTCAATCACAGACATTGCCGATAGCATTGGAAACATCCAATTCTAAGGAGGGAAAAACGTTGCCAAATGAATCTCGGTTTACGATAGAAAGCAATGAGCCCATAAGGATAACATCGATAGTTATGAAAACATGGAGTTACCAATTGTCATCAGTTACGGTGATCGAATCTGAAGAGGAAGAACGGCCCATGCCCCTCTCAAACATCTTACGAGTTGCAAATACATACGCTTTCAAAGAAGATGTTCACGTAAAGGCAAACACAACCGTCACATTCAAGTTCAAATTTCACATGAAGAAGATACAGACACCTTATGCTGTACAAACATCTAGGTTTGAAAATGTGAATCACAAACATTATCATCCCATGGAATCCGAGCATGTCTTTGGTGGGCTAGTAGTGAATTGCACGGAGTTTTCAGAATATATGCCAACGATAAACGTAGAGTGTTGTTGA